Proteins encoded in a region of the Salvelinus sp. IW2-2015 linkage group LG27, ASM291031v2, whole genome shotgun sequence genome:
- the LOC111953478 gene encoding SKI/DACH domain-containing protein 1 — MGDLKCGFEEMQGVRLGYLLIKGKQMFALSQVFTDLLKNIPRTTVHKRMDHLNVKKHHCDLEELRKLKAINSIAFHAAKCTLISREDVEALYFSCKTERVLKSNKRKAKASLPEDLGEGKLHADTHPTGLWKEKVWLSLHSVPQTLSLNKSGKREQPTSRPDSNLPQIYNKSLGQDYSVVTKSACKPFKNYETAQIPGNCVAFSQRHSFFRSVVSRQPVLFKSAIAAQSRLSAAGDLLHKRKRRREGGGGRDRDSGGARQSWSRSRHTHSHTHPHAHHPVLLVQPKCCSKPKTQHNHNGTTLGHFHLGREFYLDHGAHHHPHPQQHVGAFPESYSSDTESSCYSEPLNNDSDFGSSLSTSSNSGTSDEEEDEEDEEESPLESSEVSSDEESSSQSDSSSVSSQVSVQSIRFRRARFSSVNATKNITTRTLPNAKTLSTTLSGTRTQSNSITLSHTKAPLLLQPTFHYSHKQQPSISVVQGGTSQVDYASPRKQQKYELTAREANTHRFSSPVIRGSCFTERRDRKVPESQVQTKREIKRAELVSRTVYALSPSPNPNGNKAVPPHRTPGHANKCPPVLSSHCAHDKDTKHSKPTDNNQLSLAANLKREVRISPSLKLPSPLKTIKTEPEELSVAAGPLPNSGRAVKTPPFNLQNVKIKVEQSYDEFEYNSKASGFHCKGDEADINNGQYPGGDIKHAAGCFNNETKAIESSAGAPKSSSGLQECRSTRDTPCSEEGEYKNGVGVRKNCRTLVLGKESGMSRAQAKQNVSKVDRTLSSRPVGKAEICDGNIEHLTGASKRKRASSNVAPSLKRPFSFMANFPAPPSLVVGSDGDLSPAYSLNSLGGPRPPTRSHPVWRWQPGGRTVPPPSAQRIRKC; from the coding sequence ATGGGAGACCTGAAGTGTGGGTTTGAAGAGATGCAGGGAGTGAGGCTGGGATACCTGCTGATAAAAGGAAAACAAATGTTCGCCCTCTCCCAGGTCTTCACTGACCTACTGAAAAATATTCCCCGGACCACCGTGCACAAACGCATGGACCACCTGAACGTTAAAAAACACCACTGTGATTTGGAGGAGCTGAGAAAGCTCAAAGCAATAAATTCTATTGCTTTCCACGCGGCTAAATGTACTCTGATATCACGGGAGGATGTGGAGGCGCTTTATTTCTCCTGCAAAACGGAACGCGTGTTAAAGTCCAACAAAAGAAAAGCAAAGGCCAGTTTACCCGAGGATCTGGGCGAGGGCAAGCTTCACGCGGACACGCACCCTACCGGGTTATGGAAGGAGAAAGTTTGGTTAAGTTTACACAGCGTGCCACAGACTCTTTCCCTCAACAAATCCGGCAAGAGAGAGCAACCAACCTCGCGCCCCGACTCCAATCTACCTCAAATTTACAATAAATCCCTCGGTCAGGATTATTCCGTTGTCACCAAGTCAGCATGTAAACCTTTTAAAAACTATGAAACAGCTCAAATACCGGGCAATTGCGTCGCATTTAGCCAGAGACATTCGTTTTTCCGGAGCGTGGTGAGCCGCCAGCCGGTGTTGTTTAAGTCCGCCATTGCTGCTCAGTCTAGGCTCTCTGCAGCCGGCGACCTACTTCACAAAAGGAAGAGGAGGCGCGAGGGGGGCGGCGGCAGGGATAGGGACAGCGGCGGCGCGAGGCAGTCGTGGAGcaggagcagacacacacactcacacactcaccctcACGCACACCACCCGGTGCTTCTCGTGCAGCCCAAGTGCTGCAGCAAGCCAAAAACCCAGCACAACCACAACGGGACAACTCTGGGCCATTTCCATCTTGGACGCGAGTTTTACCTCGACCACGGAGCTCACCACCATCCTCACCCGCAGCAACATGTAGGGGCTTTCCCGGAGAGCTACAGCAGTGACACCGAATCCAGCTGCTACTCAGAGCCGCTCAACAACGACTCAGACTTCGGCTCCAGTTTATCCACAAGCAGCAACTCTGGGACCTctgatgaggaggaagatgaggaggatgaagaggagagccCGTTGGAGAGTTCTGAGGTCAGTTCTGACGAGGAGAGTTCATCTCAGTCTGACAGCAGCTCTGTGTCCAGTCAGGTCTCTGTCCAGTCCATCCGCTTCAGGAGGGCCCGGTTCTCCTCTGTCAACGCAACCAAAAATATCACCACTAGAACTCTGCCTAACGCTAAaactctctccactactctctCCGGCACTAGAACTCAGTCCAACAGTATAACTCTCTCGCACACTAAAGCACCTTTGCTCCTGCAGCCTACCTTCCACTACAGCCACAAGCAGCAGCCATCTATATCGGTTGTCCAGGGTGGAACCAGCCAGGTGGACTATGCCAGTCCAAGGAAACAACAGAAGTATGAGCTTACAGCAAGggaggcaaacacacacaggttCAGCTCGCCTGTCATCCGGGGGAGTTGTTtcactgagaggagagacaggaaggtTCCCGAGTCCCAGGTCCAGAccaaaagagagataaagagagccgAGCTGGTGTCCAGAACAGTTTACGCACTGAGCCCCTCACCTAACCCCAACGGGAACAAAGCGGTTCCTCCGCACAGGACACCGGGACACGCAAACAAATGCCCCCCAGTCCTGAGCTCACACTGCGCCCATGACAAAGACACAAAGCACTCCAAGCCTACAGACAACAACCAGCTTTCATTAGCTGCAAATctaaagagagaggtgagaattAGCCCAAGCCTGAAACTGCCCTCTCCGCTCAAAACCATTAAGACCGAGCCGGAAGAGCTCTCAGTGGCCGCGGGTCCCCTCCCTAACAGTGGCAGGGCGGTCAAGACTCCCCCCTTCAACCTGCAGAATGTGAAAATCAAAGTGGAGCAAAGCTATGATGAATTCGAATACAACAGTAAGGCCTCCGGGTTCCACTGCAAAGGAGACGAGGCGGATATCAACAATGGCCAGTACCCCGGCGGCGACATCAAACACGCTGCTGGCTGTTTCAACAACGAGACCAAAGCCATTGAAAGTTCTGCTGGGGCTCCCAAGTCCTCATCCGGCTTGCAGGAATGCAGGAGCACTCGAGACACCCCTTGTTCGGAGGAGGGGGAGTATAAAAACGGAGTTGGGGTCAGGAAAAACTGCAGGACTCTGGTTCTGGGGAAGGAGTCTGGAATGTCGAGGGCGCAGGCGAAACAGAACGTGTCCAAAGTTGACAGGACTTTATCTTCTCGTCCCGTGGGCAAAGCAGAGATTTGTGATGGAAATATTGAGCATCTAACAGGGGCGAGTAAACGAAAACGCGCGTCCAGTAATGTAGCACCCTCTCTGAAGAGGCCTTTCAGCTTCATGGCGAATTTCCCCGCTCCTCCGTCCCTGGTTGTGGGCAGCGACGGGGATTTAAGCCCAGCTTACTCTCTGAACTCTCTGGGGGGACCCCGACCTCCCACCCGCTCTCACCCCGTGTGGCGGTGGCAGCCTGGCGGTCGGACAGTCCCTCCCCCATCCGCTCAGAGAATCAGGAAATGTTGA